One window of the Thermoanaerobaculia bacterium genome contains the following:
- the groES gene encoding co-chaperone GroES — protein sequence MKVRPLYDRILVKRLEPEEEMRGGIIIPDTAKEKPMEGEVIAAGSGKMDENGKRIPLDVKKGDRILLGKYAGTDIKIDGEDYVILREDEVLAIIEK from the coding sequence ATGAAAGTCAGACCCCTCTATGACCGCATCCTGGTCAAGCGCCTCGAGCCCGAAGAGGAAATGCGTGGCGGAATCATTATTCCCGACACGGCAAAGGAAAAGCCGATGGAAGGTGAAGTCATCGCGGCAGGTTCCGGAAAGATGGATGAGAACGGAAAGAGGATTCCCCTGGATGTAAAGAAAGGGGATCGAATCCTTCTCGGCAAGTATGCCGGCACCGACATTAAGATCGACGGGGAAGATTACGTCATCCTGCGGGAAGATGAAGTCCTCGCCATTATTGAAAAGTAA
- the groL gene encoding chaperonin GroEL (60 kDa chaperone family; promotes refolding of misfolded polypeptides especially under stressful conditions; forms two stacked rings of heptamers to form a barrel-shaped 14mer; ends can be capped by GroES; misfolded proteins enter the barrel where they are refolded when GroES binds) produces the protein MAKQIIYSEDARQAILRGVNKLADAVKVTLGPKGRNVILEKKFGSPTITKDGVTVAKEIELKDPLENMGAQMVKEVASKTSDVAGDGTTTATVLAQAIYREGLKMVASGANPMDLKRGIELAVKETTKAIDDLSKPVETSEQIAFVGTISANNDSEIGQTIAQAMDKVGKDGVITVEEAKGLETTLEVVEGMQFDRGYLSPYFVSDPERMECALDNAVILLFEKKISNMKDLLPILEQVARQGKPFVILAEDVEGEALATLVVNKLRGTLNVCAVKAPGFGDRRKAMMEDIAILTGGKLISEDLGIKLENVKWDDLGHAKKITITKEDTTIVVDTSDKARKEAIAGRVKQIKAQIDETSSDYDREKLQERLAKLVGGVAVIKVGAATETEMKEKKARVEDAMHATKAAVEEGIVPGGGVALLRAIPILEKLATEGDVHQGVKIVMKSLEEPLRWIVNNTGLEGSVIVNEIKGKKGSVGFNAQTEVVEDLMKAGIVDPAKVTKNALYNAASIAGLLLTTEALVSEIKEDKEEKTPPMPGGDMY, from the coding sequence ATGGCGAAACAGATTATTTACAGTGAAGATGCACGACAGGCAATCCTCCGCGGCGTGAACAAGCTGGCCGACGCGGTGAAGGTAACCCTCGGTCCCAAGGGGCGCAACGTCATTCTTGAAAAGAAGTTTGGCTCCCCCACCATCACCAAAGACGGTGTCACCGTTGCCAAAGAGATCGAGTTAAAGGATCCGCTGGAGAACATGGGCGCTCAGATGGTGAAAGAAGTGGCCTCAAAAACCAGTGACGTAGCCGGGGACGGGACCACGACCGCTACGGTTCTTGCCCAGGCGATCTACCGGGAAGGGCTCAAGATGGTCGCATCCGGAGCCAACCCCATGGACCTCAAGCGCGGAATCGAGCTGGCTGTGAAGGAAACCACGAAGGCGATCGACGATCTTTCCAAGCCCGTCGAAACCAGTGAGCAGATCGCTTTTGTCGGAACCATTTCCGCCAACAACGACAGTGAGATCGGTCAGACGATCGCCCAGGCCATGGACAAGGTTGGAAAAGACGGCGTGATCACCGTGGAAGAAGCCAAGGGACTGGAAACCACCCTCGAAGTTGTGGAAGGCATGCAGTTTGACCGCGGTTACCTTTCTCCCTATTTCGTCTCCGATCCCGAGCGGATGGAATGCGCTCTGGACAATGCCGTCATCCTTCTCTTTGAGAAAAAGATCTCCAACATGAAGGATCTGCTTCCCATCCTTGAGCAGGTGGCCCGCCAGGGGAAACCCTTTGTCATCCTTGCCGAAGATGTGGAAGGTGAAGCCCTTGCCACGCTCGTGGTCAACAAGCTTCGCGGAACATTGAATGTTTGTGCCGTGAAAGCCCCTGGATTCGGCGATCGCCGCAAAGCCATGATGGAAGACATCGCCATTCTCACCGGCGGTAAGCTCATCAGTGAAGATCTGGGCATCAAGCTTGAAAACGTCAAGTGGGATGACCTTGGCCATGCAAAGAAGATCACGATCACCAAGGAAGACACAACGATCGTCGTTGACACCTCGGATAAAGCCCGCAAGGAAGCTATCGCCGGTCGGGTGAAGCAGATTAAGGCCCAGATTGACGAGACATCCTCGGATTATGATCGGGAAAAACTGCAGGAACGACTTGCCAAGCTCGTTGGCGGCGTCGCAGTGATCAAGGTTGGAGCCGCTACGGAAACCGAGATGAAGGAAAAGAAAGCGCGGGTCGAAGACGCCATGCATGCCACCAAGGCAGCCGTGGAAGAAGGCATCGTGCCCGGCGGTGGTGTCGCCCTTCTGCGTGCCATTCCGATTCTCGAAAAGTTAGCAACCGAAGGCGACGTTCATCAGGGCGTCAAAATCGTCATGAAATCCCTCGAAGAACCCCTGCGGTGGATCGTGAACAACACCGGCCTCGAAGGCAGCGTGATTGTGAATGAGATCAAGGGCAAGAAGGGATCCGTAGGTTTCAATGCTCAGACCGAAGTTGTGGAAGACCTCATGAAGGCCGGCATCGTTGATCCTGCCAAGGTCACCAAGAACGCTCTGTACAATGCCGCTTCTATCGCAGGACTGCTCCTGACGACCGAAGCTCTTGTTTCCGAGATTAAAGAGGATAAGGAAGAGAAGACTCCGCCCATGCCCGGCGGTGACATGTATTAA
- a CDS encoding DNA polymerase I, giving the protein MLVLIDGHSSLYRAYYAIRHLSARDGTPTNAVFGFVQILHKILDDFSPDHCGVAFDVARKTFRSDLYPPYKSTRKPMPDDLRPQVPLIKEILGAMTIPVLEMEDFEADDVIATLATQTADRGDHVLIVSSDKDLMQLLSNKIHLYHTSWGEVVTPASFEARMGFPSSCMTEYQALLGDSSDNIPGVRGIGEKGAQTLIQSYGTLEEIYSHLDEIKGATGRKLAEGRDQAFLSRDLATLRRDLPLSVEEDALALTRPDMDVLKELYLRLDFTSLARKLESSETRTIREVEGPPDWRGIDHAAIVKDGSEICLSPSPDILYSFSRDIWKTQANKGNISWITFHAKDLYGTVLHPRESGGVPIHDIELMAYLLDPGRAGLGITDLASRYLGRGEVHHIPPVILELYPILLHSLKEEGLFALYEEIELPLISILSAMEADGVYVDTGILYELGDRIAKQMGELEKEIYDLAGHPFNINSPKQLREILYEEMGLRPSGVKTAKTKQLSTGEQALQDLISRGHAFPALILKYRELAKLSGTYVEPIPKLLDSRGRLHTTFHQTTTATGRLSSSDPNVQNIPIRTELGREIRRAFAAPPGRLLVAADYSQIELRLLAHFSEDPVLLEAFRRGADIHTATAAKVFHISEEEVTPDLRRRAKTINFGVLYGMSAHGLSTQMGISREEAQDFITAYFEGFPGIRSYLDGVMEETRNTGLVRTLKGRLRRLPEIHSSNFNIRSNAERMAINAPLQGTAADIIKMAMVRVWRDILRDSQDVKMVLQVHDELLLEVPESIAGEIGKRVKSIMESVVTLHVPLQVDVGVGAHWEEVK; this is encoded by the coding sequence GTGCTTGTACTTATTGACGGCCACTCCAGCCTCTATCGCGCCTACTATGCGATTCGACATCTCTCCGCCAGGGACGGAACACCCACAAATGCCGTCTTCGGATTCGTTCAGATCCTCCATAAAATCCTGGATGATTTTTCGCCCGATCACTGCGGTGTAGCCTTTGACGTCGCCCGGAAAACATTCCGATCCGACCTCTACCCGCCTTACAAATCCACCAGGAAACCGATGCCGGACGATCTGCGCCCTCAGGTTCCCCTGATCAAGGAAATTCTGGGAGCCATGACCATTCCCGTTCTTGAAATGGAAGATTTCGAAGCGGATGACGTGATCGCGACCCTGGCAACTCAGACGGCAGATCGTGGAGATCACGTTCTAATTGTGTCATCCGACAAGGATCTGATGCAGCTTCTCTCCAACAAAATTCACCTCTATCACACATCCTGGGGGGAAGTCGTCACTCCGGCATCCTTTGAGGCCAGAATGGGATTTCCCTCATCGTGCATGACGGAATATCAGGCATTGTTGGGGGACAGCTCGGACAATATTCCCGGGGTCAGGGGGATTGGAGAAAAGGGGGCCCAGACCCTGATTCAGTCTTACGGAACCCTTGAGGAAATTTACAGTCACCTGGATGAAATCAAGGGTGCGACGGGGAGAAAGCTGGCCGAGGGAAGGGACCAGGCGTTTCTTTCCAGAGATCTGGCCACTCTGCGGAGAGACCTTCCCCTTTCGGTAGAAGAAGATGCCCTGGCCCTGACCCGTCCAGATATGGATGTCCTGAAGGAACTCTATTTACGCCTGGATTTCACCTCCCTCGCACGGAAACTGGAGTCCTCCGAAACCCGTACAATCCGTGAGGTCGAAGGCCCCCCTGACTGGCGCGGAATCGACCATGCCGCCATCGTGAAAGACGGCAGCGAAATCTGTCTCTCACCATCCCCTGACATTCTTTACAGTTTTTCCAGAGACATCTGGAAGACCCAGGCCAATAAGGGGAACATCTCATGGATAACTTTTCACGCCAAGGACCTCTACGGTACGGTTTTGCATCCCAGAGAGTCCGGAGGTGTCCCCATTCACGACATCGAACTGATGGCCTATCTGCTCGATCCTGGACGGGCCGGACTCGGGATAACCGATCTTGCGTCCCGCTACCTGGGACGGGGAGAGGTACACCATATCCCTCCCGTAATCCTGGAACTCTATCCGATTCTCCTGCATTCCCTCAAAGAGGAAGGACTTTTTGCTCTTTATGAAGAGATTGAGCTGCCCCTGATTTCCATTCTTTCGGCCATGGAGGCGGATGGTGTCTATGTCGACACTGGAATTCTCTATGAACTGGGAGACCGAATCGCAAAACAGATGGGAGAGCTTGAGAAGGAAATCTACGACCTGGCCGGACATCCCTTTAACATAAATTCGCCGAAACAATTGCGGGAGATTCTTTATGAGGAAATGGGTCTTCGGCCCTCCGGAGTAAAAACTGCGAAAACCAAACAGCTATCCACAGGAGAACAGGCTCTTCAGGATCTCATCAGCCGCGGCCACGCCTTTCCCGCCCTGATCCTGAAATACCGGGAACTTGCCAAATTAAGCGGAACCTATGTCGAACCCATTCCAAAACTGCTGGATTCCCGCGGACGCCTGCATACCACCTTTCACCAGACCACCACCGCCACCGGGAGATTATCTTCCTCAGATCCCAATGTCCAGAACATCCCGATTCGTACAGAGCTGGGGAGGGAAATTCGCCGCGCATTTGCAGCTCCTCCGGGGAGGCTTCTTGTCGCCGCCGACTATTCCCAGATCGAACTCCGTCTCCTGGCCCACTTTTCAGAGGATCCCGTTCTCCTTGAGGCTTTCCGGCGAGGGGCCGACATCCATACGGCCACGGCCGCCAAGGTTTTTCATATAAGCGAAGAGGAGGTCACCCCGGATCTTCGACGACGGGCCAAGACGATCAACTTCGGTGTTCTGTACGGCATGAGCGCTCACGGATTAAGTACGCAGATGGGAATTTCAAGGGAAGAGGCCCAGGATTTCATTACGGCCTACTTCGAAGGATTTCCGGGGATTCGATCCTATCTCGATGGAGTAATGGAGGAAACCCGAAACACCGGCCTGGTCCGGACGCTGAAAGGACGATTACGCCGACTCCCGGAAATTCACAGCTCAAATTTCAATATTCGGTCCAATGCGGAGCGAATGGCCATCAACGCACCTCTTCAGGGAACGGCGGCGGATATTATCAAGATGGCCATGGTCAGGGTATGGAGGGATATCCTTCGGGACTCGCAAGATGTTAAGATGGTTCTCCAGGTACACGATGAGCTCCTTCTTGAAGTCCCCGAATCAATCGCCGGGGAAATCGGGAAGAGGGTCAAGTCTATTATGGAGAGCGTCGTCACATTGCACGTTCCCCTTCAAGTGGATGTGGGTGTGGGCGCTCACTGGGAAGAGGTGAAATGA